A part of Entelurus aequoreus isolate RoL-2023_Sb linkage group LG03, RoL_Eaeq_v1.1, whole genome shotgun sequence genomic DNA contains:
- the si:ch211-284k5.2 gene encoding sperm axonemal maintenance protein CFAP97D1 isoform X2: MYANKLPPVSKRYLQDPWDYRRNYQLHRTKVSFALPVVDTKGTSKPVHMQRNLKKQQLQDERRATIERDNLLLASSLARIEASRGLLDHKNQYQPMSLNADKRRAELLLVSRQNLNIYQRITARQSEYRRQLWMSDWEKAEKRRVNISRYPQGPKQKSNRKLKFAGVEENEETTH, encoded by the exons ATGTACGCCAACAAGTTACCGCCTGTCAGCAAACGCTACCTGCAGGACCCCTGGGACTACCGGCGTAACTACCAGCTACACCGCACCAAG GTAAGCTTCGCCCTCCCAGTGGTCGACACGAAGGGAACGAGCAAGCCCGTTCACATGCAACGCAACTTGAAAAAACAGCAG CTGCAGGATGAGCGTCGGGCCACCATTGAGCGAGACAACCTCCTGCTGGCCTCCAGCCTGGCCCGCATAGAAGCTTCAAGAGGCCTACTGGACCACAAGAACCAGTACCAGCCCATGAG TCTGAACGCTGACAAGCGGCGGGCGGAGCTTCTGTTGGTCAGTCGGCAGAATCTGAACATCTACCAGCGAATCACAGCGCGTCAGTCCGAGTACCGCCGCCAGCTGTGGATGAGCGACTGGGAAAAGGCGGAGAAAAGGCGGGTCAATATTTCCCGTTACCCACAGGGCCCCAAACAG AAGTCAAACAGGAAGTTGAAGTTTGCGGGCGTGGAAGAAAATGAAGAGACGACTCATTAA
- the si:ch211-284k5.2 gene encoding sperm axonemal maintenance protein CFAP97D1 isoform X1 encodes MEDWIPVSLERNMYANKLPPVSKRYLQDPWDYRRNYQLHRTKVSFALPVVDTKGTSKPVHMQRNLKKQQLQDERRATIERDNLLLASSLARIEASRGLLDHKNQYQPMSLNADKRRAELLLVSRQNLNIYQRITARQSEYRRQLWMSDWEKAEKRRVNISRYPQGPKQKSNRKLKFAGVEENEETTH; translated from the exons ATGGAGGACTGGATCCCCGTCTCACTGGAACGGA ACATGTACGCCAACAAGTTACCGCCTGTCAGCAAACGCTACCTGCAGGACCCCTGGGACTACCGGCGTAACTACCAGCTACACCGCACCAAG GTAAGCTTCGCCCTCCCAGTGGTCGACACGAAGGGAACGAGCAAGCCCGTTCACATGCAACGCAACTTGAAAAAACAGCAG CTGCAGGATGAGCGTCGGGCCACCATTGAGCGAGACAACCTCCTGCTGGCCTCCAGCCTGGCCCGCATAGAAGCTTCAAGAGGCCTACTGGACCACAAGAACCAGTACCAGCCCATGAG TCTGAACGCTGACAAGCGGCGGGCGGAGCTTCTGTTGGTCAGTCGGCAGAATCTGAACATCTACCAGCGAATCACAGCGCGTCAGTCCGAGTACCGCCGCCAGCTGTGGATGAGCGACTGGGAAAAGGCGGAGAAAAGGCGGGTCAATATTTCCCGTTACCCACAGGGCCCCAAACAG AAGTCAAACAGGAAGTTGAAGTTTGCGGGCGTGGAAGAAAATGAAGAGACGACTCATTAA